In Leishmania panamensis strain MHOM/PA/94/PSC-1 chromosome 13 sequence, the genomic stretch GACTGGGAGCGGGGTGGCAGCGCTTTggaggagcgagggaggcggtagtggtggtggtggtgagcggAGGCGCAtgcgagagggaaggggcCGCGTGAGCCTGCGGATGTGAGAcatgcagctgccgcgttCTCTGATATGCTGCAGGAAAGGGCTGCCCCCCGTCTTCACCGCGTGCTCGTCCTGTCTGGTGCTGTAGGTGGAGGCGGGGAAAGCGGTAAAGTGCTCATGTGCGCCGTTAGGGGAGGGGCTCACTGCTTGTCGCTGTCGCACGGGTGGACAATACACGTTGATTTTGGCCTTGTTAACACAAGACAGCGAAGGCCTCGTCACATCACTTTttccgggggggggggggggaggaggaggggagcggcTTGGCGACCACAGGGCCAACCATCGTAAGCGAGCAACAACGTTAGCGACGAGAGAATAAAAAGCACCAGCAGTAGAAtggagaggtgtgtgtgtgtgtgtgtgagttgttcctcacacacacacgcacacctctctccctcagtcAGCCAAAGGTGGAATGAGGAACAGGGTTATCGACTGTACGAGCGTGGGGAAGTGGCagcgcccctccctctcttcccttccccttccccttcccttccctccccttcccccctcgtTTACACGACACCATACAAagacaagaggaagaggccgtCAGATCAGCAGCAAAGCAGCTAACAGCGGGAGGCGCCTCGCATTTTTTTCTAGAGGCGAAcagcgagggggaggcggtgaagccgggaggtgtgtgtgtgtgtgggtgtgatgAGTACCGTCTTAGACTCGAACACACCGATAAAGAAAAAACGCACACACCCGCCTACCTGTGCAACTCCGTAGTCCGTGCCAGTAGCGCTACAGCTCGTAGATGATGACGTCAGAGGCGACAGAGTCATGTATGTCCTTCTTGCTCTTCCGAGTGTCCTTCATCTTCCTGCTCTTCCGACTGTCCTTCAGCTTCTTGTTAGCATTGAGGAGCACGATGTGGCTGTCGACTGCTTCGTATTCCGCTGACGTATTGGATTTGCTGATCAGTGAATCCAGCGTGGACGACGtttgcgttgctgctgcgtcatcgGCGGTCACGCCGCTCGATGGGGTAGCGGAGGGAGACATTGTAGGAGTGGTGGCCGTGTGCTGTACAGCGGATGCCAGCATCTGCGAGGTAGAGCTTGTTGCATCCGTATCCAatgcctcctcctgcctctTTAGCCGTCGCGCCTGCCGTGCCTGCTGGCGTCGCAGCGCTACCACAGGCTCCTCCAGCTCACACAAGACGTCACGCACGCCTTGCTCCTGGGCGCGATCGTTTAACACGGCTGGTGCCACAGTGGCGAGGTGCGCGAACACTGTATCCACAAACTTCCACTGTGTGTAGTGCACGCGGTATGTAACCGCCCACGGTCGCGCTGTCCAGGGCAGATACacgccagccgccgccgctgattCCGCGGCCGCAGCGTCCGTGTAGGCGTCAGAGGACGGCCTCTTCGACCGCGGCGCCGAcccgcctgcgctgctgaagagggCCAGAAAGCCACCGGTGCGTCGAAGCATGGATCCCCGAATGCGTGTGGCGCGGGAAGGGACGGGACGAGTTGTGCTGATGTTAGTCACTcatccacacccacccacgcagtCAGACTtggcgcggtggtggtgaagagtgaggcggggaggagagggtgttTGTAAAAGCGAAACAGCAAGCGGAAGCGAGAGATGCgggcaaaggagaagcagagtTCTTGAAGGTGCGCTCGTAtgcggtggcgccgtcaACGCCTTCAGAGCAGATGCGCAcgggcgcgtgtgtgtgtgtacaaaATAAAGCAACAAGTGTGGTCGTCCCTCGAGGGTATGCCGCGCTACCACTCCCgtgagagggggtgggtggagtggggtgggtgggagcggagaggggagggatgaCGAAAGGCAGGTCTAGTAAAGGTaggaaaaaaacaacaaagaGGAACAGGAAAACGGCAGAGGGCCCGCAgagcgcacccacacgcgggtatcccagagagagagagaaaggagggaggagggaaaggagggagtcAACACACCACAACTTGAATCGAACAAGTGAAAACGATGAGGGCCA encodes the following:
- a CDS encoding hypothetical protein (TriTrypDB/GeneDB-style sysID: LpmP.13.0690), translating into MLRRTGGFLALFSSAGGSAPRSKRPSSDAYTDAAAAESAAAAGVYLPWTARPWAVTYRVHYTQWKFVDTVFAHLATVAPAVLNDRAQEQGVRDVLCELEEPVVALRRQQARQARRLKRQEEALDTDATSSTSQMLASAVQHTATTPTMSPSATPSSGVTADDAAATQTSSTLDSLISKSNTSAEYEAVDSHIVLLNANKKLKDSRKSRKMKDTRKSKKDIHDSVASDVIIYEL